A region from the Manihot esculenta cultivar AM560-2 chromosome 13, M.esculenta_v8, whole genome shotgun sequence genome encodes:
- the LOC122721615 gene encoding uncharacterized protein LOC122721615 isoform X2, giving the protein MPRRAVSSRGRGHSQQLSMNETDEPVQMQEETLEHTPAALGGQANASSSSSVRTRGLNLGHPIPSNPSDRQLIRLKGNVFLDSTVTRSISNDIKMRYTAPWKTWSEIPLKTKDELFGLFRSRYVWDESEEDMIRTAWEKIGWRQRYGMHLLHIGVHQSGERNQKLVKQIET; this is encoded by the exons atgcctCGAAGAGCAGTATCATCTAGAGGTAGAGGACATAGCCAGCAGCTCTCTATGAATGAAACAGATGAGCCAGTACAGATGCAAGAGGAAACACTGGAGCACACTCCAGCAGCATTAGGGGGACAAGCAAacgcatcatcatcatcatcagttcGAACTAGAGGTCTGAACTTGGGACATCCTATCCCATCAAACCCGTCTGATCGGCAATTGATCAGATTGAAAGGAAATGT CTTTTTAGATTCCACAGTTACTAGATCAATCAGTAATGACATTAAGATGCGCTACACTGCTCCATGGAAAACTTGGTCAGAAATACCTTTAAAGACAAAAGACGAGCTCTTTGGACTTTTTCGG AGTCGATATGTATGGGATGAGAGTGAAGAAGATATGATTCGAACTGCTTGGGAAAAG ATTGGATGGAGGCAGAGATATGGAATGCACTTGTTGCATATTGGAGTACACCAGAGTGGAGAAAGAAATCAGAAGCTGGTAAAGCaaatagaaacatag
- the LOC122721615 gene encoding uncharacterized protein LOC122721615 isoform X1, whose protein sequence is MPRRAVSSRGRGHSQQLSMNETDEPVQMQEETLEHTPAALGGQANASSSSSVRTRGLNLGHPIPSNPSDRQLIRLKGNVFLDSTVTRSISNDIKMRYTAPWKTWSEIPLKTKDELFGLFRSRYVWDESEEDMIRTAWEKDQIGWRQRYGMHLLHIGVHQSGERNQKLVKQIET, encoded by the exons atgcctCGAAGAGCAGTATCATCTAGAGGTAGAGGACATAGCCAGCAGCTCTCTATGAATGAAACAGATGAGCCAGTACAGATGCAAGAGGAAACACTGGAGCACACTCCAGCAGCATTAGGGGGACAAGCAAacgcatcatcatcatcatcagttcGAACTAGAGGTCTGAACTTGGGACATCCTATCCCATCAAACCCGTCTGATCGGCAATTGATCAGATTGAAAGGAAATGT CTTTTTAGATTCCACAGTTACTAGATCAATCAGTAATGACATTAAGATGCGCTACACTGCTCCATGGAAAACTTGGTCAGAAATACCTTTAAAGACAAAAGACGAGCTCTTTGGACTTTTTCGG AGTCGATATGTATGGGATGAGAGTGAAGAAGATATGATTCGAACTGCTTGGGAAAAG GACCAGATTGGATGGAGGCAGAGATATGGAATGCACTTGTTGCATATTGGAGTACACCAGAGTGGAGAAAGAAATCAGAAGCTGGTAAAGCaaatagaaacatag
- the LOC110607355 gene encoding uncharacterized protein LOC110607355: MEISGSSKGRVYGFGYSDIAKSGTPTTSFSCTSAHPGGPSQTMFSLEEVEQILEQNRVKMKQDMEQMQEQMRVQIEKQIKDQMKSLKNKKRSSPHNPIANCTSLSDGSTNS, translated from the coding sequence ATGGAAATTTCTGGAAGTAGTAAAGGAAGGGTTTATGGTTTTGGATATTCTGATATTGCAAAATCTGGAACTCCAACTACCTCTTTCTCATGCACATCAGCTCATCCTGGAGGACCTTCTCAAACTATGTTTTCTTTAGAGGAGGTTGAACAAATATTAGAGCAAAACCGGGTCAAAATGAAACAAGACATGGagcaaatgcaagagcaaatgcgagtgcagatagaaaagcaaataaaagatcagatgaaatcattgaagaacaaaaaaagATCTTCACCGCATAATCCAATTGCAAATTGTACTTCTCTATCAGATggttcaacaaattcatag